The following proteins are encoded in a genomic region of Cryptomeria japonica chromosome 11, Sugi_1.0, whole genome shotgun sequence:
- the LOC131034629 gene encoding serine/threonine-protein kinase STY13-like translates to MVVVIPNIGFAGTLDAKFNHTQQRTKKYLSMRERQRLSVSNTVEKLDMNAKIARRMVFFAEAKCIKATVEKLDKKRKEPQDKVVEAAGKASYQTMVSDSDYTEFDNFSKLLTCLLSTISMERLNSRSCVFVQIAHGSYGNEPVVINGKKITVTDIFPLLVSATLKHQNLVRIIAVCRKPMVWSIVTEYAKGGSVRQFFATRQSQVVPLKLALTQALDVARGMEYLQSLGFVHRDPMPRQPADNVFYRSANVLDSASLRSERKFYTERLNNSYVVVLWENVDNKQTMVSNAYVYGFGVIVLEVV, encoded by the coding sequence ATGGTTGTCGTGATTCCCAACATCGGTTTTGCTGGTACTTTGGATGCCAAATTCAACCATACGCAACAGCGAACAAAAAAATATTTGAGTATGAGAGAACGTCAGAGACTAAGTGTGTCGAACACTGTGGAGaagcttgacatgaatgcaaagaTTGCTAGGAGAATGGTTTTTTTTGCTGAGGCAAAATGTATTAAGGCTACGGTGGAGAAGCTTGACAAGAAGAGAAAGGAGCCCCAGGATAAGGTAGTCGAGGCAGCAGGCAAAGCTAGCTACCAAACTATGGTTTCAGATAGCGACTATACAGAGTTTGATAATTTCTCTAAGTTGCTTACATGCCTGCTTTCTACAATTTCTATGGAACGCCTCAATTCTCGCTCTTGTGTTTTTGTTCAAATAGCCCACGGTTCATATGGGAATGAACCTGTTGTCATAAATGGCAAAAAAATTACAGTTACTGACATATTTCCTTTACTAGTTTCTGCCACTTTGAAGCACCAGAATTTGGTGCGAATCATAGCGGTGTGTAGGAAGCCCATGGTTTGGAGTATTGTGACGGAATATGCAAAGGGAGGTTCTGTACGACAGTTTTTTGCAACGAGACAGAGCCAAGTTGTACCTCTCAAGCTGGCACTAACACAGGCATTAGATGTGGCAAGAGGGATGGAGTATCTGCAGAGTCTTGGCTTTGTTCACAGGGATCCTATGCCACGGCAGCCTGCTGACAATGTTTTTTATCGCTCTGCAAATGTGCTTGATTCCGCTTCTTTGCGGAGTGAACGGAAATTTTACACTGAGCGTTTGAATAACTCTTACGTAGTGGTGCTTTGGGAAAACGTGGATAACAAGCAGACAATGGTATCAAATGCTTATGTTTATGGCTTTGGGGTCATTGTATTAGAGGTGGTTTAA